The Nitrospirota bacterium genomic interval CAGCAATATTCAGATAATCGATGGCGATATCGAGTTCGATGACCGTCCCGTGTCAAAAAGACACGAAATCACGCAGATCAATCTCACGATTCCCTTCATCTCCGATCTTCCCTCCTATGTCGATTCATTCGTCCAACCATCGCTGGACGCGACGATAAACGGCACGCCGGTGCACGTCAGAGGCGCCACGCAGGTCTTTTCCGACTCCCATGAGACCTCTCTGGACATTTCGCTCAAGGATATCGATATCCCCACTTATGCAGCCTATGTCCCCATGAAGCTCAACGTGAAGGTGGCATCCGGCAGGCTTGATATGGCCATGAAGGTTACCTACCGCCAGTTTACCAATCGTCAGCCGATGCTCGCCATAACAGGCGAGTCAAGGATCAGGGACTTTCGGATCAGCACTACGAAGGCACAGGAGGACATTCTCAAGGTCTCCCGTTTGAGCATAAGGGACATCTCGATGGACATGGAAACCAGGAAGATCGAGATAAGCGCCATCGCCACCGAGAGGGGCTGGATAGCGATCTCGCGTTCCCCGGACGGACGGATGAGTTATGAATCGTTCATAGCTGCTCCACCTGCGGCATCGCCACCAGCGCGCACGTCTTCGTCGTCGGATCGCACCGGCCGCGTGACGCCGGCAGAAGCTCCCTGGATCATATCGCTCAAATCCATCGTCGTCGATGCCTATACCGTACAAGCGACGGACCGCAGCCTCGCCAAGCCGTTTAGCGTCACCCTGGACGAGATCAGCTGCAAGGCACAAAATATCTCCACGGAAAAAGATGCAAAAGGAACGATCGCGCTCTCTTTGCGCATTGACCGTACGGGTTCTGGCGTGGTCGACGGCACCTTCACGTTGAGCCCTCTGGCAACCGACCTCGCGGTGCGCCTCAGCAGGGTCCGGCTCAAACTGATGCAGCCCTTTCTGGCGGGGCATGCGCAGGTATTGCTTGCAGCCGGAACCTTGAACGCGAAGGGCGCTCTCAAAGCACGGGAGACCGGCAAGGAAGGGCTGAACGCCGTGATGAGGGGAAGGCTCTGGATCGATAAACTCTCGCTCCTCGACAGCGTTGACGCCGAAGATCTGCTGAAGTGGGACTCGCTTTCCCTGGAAGGGATCGAGGCGCGGTACGCACCTTTGTCCCTGCATATCCGGGAGATCGTGCTTTCAAAGTTCTACTCGCGCATCATCATCAATGCGGACAGGACGGTAAACCTGCTGGAGGCCTTCAGCGCCGCGGAGCCCGCAGGAGAAACAGCGCCCCCGCTCCAGGAGCCTTCGCTCACAAAGGTCACAACGTCCGCAACACAACAGGAACAGGAACAGGAACAGGAACAGGAACAGGAACAGGAACAGGAACAGGAACAGGAACCGGCGCAGCAGCGTACGATCGGGATCGACAAGATCAGCCTGCAGGGCGGAACGATCAACTTTACCGACAACAGCATGAAGATGCGGTTCAGCTCCAACCTGTTTGACATCAAAGGACGCATTTCCGGACTCTCTTCAGATGAGAACACGCTTGGTGAAGTCGAGCTCTCGGGCGCCTACGACCGGTATGCACCCCTTCAGATCACGGGTAAGATCAACCCGCTCCGCAACGATCTGTATGTGGCGCTTACGGTCGATTTCAGGGACATGGACCTTACGTCGATCAGCCCTTACGCGGGCCGCTATGCCGGATATGCGGTTGAAAAGGGAAAGCTCTCCTTTCAGCTTCACTATCTGATCCAAAAGAACAAGCTTGATGCCCAGCACAACGTCCTTATCGACCAGTTCACCTTCGGAGACCCTGTCGAGAGCCCCGACGCGACAAAGCTGCCGGTGAGGCTCGCGGTGGCCCTCCTGAAGGACCGAAACGGCGAGATTCACCTCGACCTCCCGGTGTCGGGAGAATTGAACGACCCTCAGTTCAGGGTGGGCCGCGTCGTGCTCAAGATCATTGTGAACCTTCTCGAAAAGGCCGCCACCTCCCCCTTTGCCCTGCTGGGAGCCGTTTTCGGCGGCGGAGAGCAGATCGGTTATGCCGAGTTCGACTATGGGTCGGCAGCCCTGACGGACGCCGTAAAGAAGAAGCTCGATATCCTTGAAAAAGCGCTGAGCGAGCGGCCATCGCTCAGGATGGACATCATCGGCCACGCGGACCCCGAGCAGGACAGGGAGGGGCTGAAACAAAGCCGCATGCAGCAAAAGATCCGGGCCCAAAAGATCCGGGAACTTGCCGGAAAGAAAGATGAGACATCATCTCTTGAGTCGGTGACCGTTTCGCCCCAGGAATATCCCCTGCTCCTGAAGCGTGCCTACAAAGAAGAAAAATTCCCCAAGCCGACTAATTTCCTTGGAATCGCCAAGGACGTACCGGTGCCCGAAATGGAGAAGCTTATGCTCGACAACATGAAGGTGACCGATGAGGACCTGAAGGCGCTTGCTGACGAGCGGGTGCGTGCGGTAAGGGACTATCTCTTGCAGTCGAAACGTATCGATCCGGAGCGCATTTTCATTGTTGAGACCAAGACCCTCGAGGGCGAGAAGAAAGAGGGAATCAAAAACAGCCGTACCGACTTTCAATTGAAATGATGGTTGAAGAGTATACTAGGGCGGGTGCAGACTACCTCGTGATTATGTCTTGGGGGGATAATATCCATCAGAATTGACCGAAAAGTCCTCAAGTATGAAAAATGGGATTTTGAGTGAATCACAACACGTCGTTAATTAAACGCACTCGCTTTGCTCACGATAAATCATGTGACGCCTGAAATCGAATTTTTGGTATAACGCCGAAAACTACTCAATCATTTGTTAGATTAATGAAACCATTATGGTGAAGAAGAATGACCGATGACAAAGAACTGTCGATAAACTTCTTTAAGTCGAAAGATATAGAAGCACGCCACTTCCCAAAGCAAATAGAAGGCAAGAAAGCCGATTTTGAATTATATTTACAGAATCGACTCTTCGGATACTGCGCGTTAAAGTCAATTGTTGATTACGATCTTTCTGGTGAGCGACCGGATCCAACATATAACAAAATACAAAGTAAAATTCATGAAGCCGCAAAACAGCTTAAAACTGTCAACGCTGCGCACTCCATTCCGAATATTATTTTTTTTATAAATCATTCACAAAAGGTTGGCTGGCAAGACTTGTGGTATGTTTTATCAGGCCAAGCAACACCACCAAATCACCCTGGTGAACCAATCGACATGCGTTATCTAAATAGACTCATGGGGAAAGGCGATCTTGCGGTAATTGACTATTTCATTTGGGCAGATATGTCGGGGAGTAATATTTCTTTTTGTATAAACCGGTCATCTCCTTTCACTGTTGACTTAAAGAAAACAATAAGCTCGAAAGCATACGAGAGAAAGAATAAAGAATATAGAGGATATCTAACGAGGTCGTTCCACGCCGACCGCTTCGCGGCGTGTGAACTCCGCGTTGAGGCATACAAACCGAGGGGACGACCATTTCCCTGCATTTTTAAAGGAGAATTCAATATGCGTTGGAATCACCATGTCTCTTACTTTTTTGGCGGAGCCTTTCTCATAAATGCGATCCCACATTTTGTAAGCGGCGTTACAGGGCACCCTTTCCAGAGCCCCTTTGCTTCTCCACCAGGGCAAGGGCTCTCTTCCGTCATGGTGAATGTACTATGGGGCGCGCTCAACCTTACTATCGGCTACTTGCTCATATGCCGCGTAGGACAATTTGAGTTGCGCCGGACAAGGCATGTTCTTATTGCGGGATTTGGGGGCCTGCTCATGGCCGTGATGCTTGCACATGCATTTGGTCGCTTCTACGGGGGGCTCTGAAATATGGAAGGGAACTTTAGGGACGTTGATTCCCAGCGTGCTTTTTGTTGGCGAATATGTTCTGCATTCTCAGAACTAACGTCCCCAAGGCTGTCCCAAAGCGGCGCGTGACCCGCTGGTTAGGCCCTGGAAGCACAGGGAGGAGACCACGATGAGCAACGAACAGGTGGCACCTGAGACGAAAGGTGTTGCGGTGAAGTTACTTGCAACGGTTGACCTTGGCCCTGAGATCGAGGGCATGGCAGGGCGCCAACTTCGAATGCGTATGGTGACCATCGAGCCTGGAGGCGTCTTCGGCCCGATTCACGACCATAAAGACCGGCCAGGCACCGTCTACATACTGCAGGGAACGATCACTGACCATCGAAATGGAGTCGCTACGGACTATGGGCCGGGAGTGGGCTGGCCCGAGGATAGGAACACCACACACTGGCTTGAGAACAGAGGAACGATTCCGGCAGTGGAGATCTCGGTCGATATAGTGAGGCAGGAGTAAACTCCGGCCCGACATCGAACACGGTCGGCCCTCACAGTCGGCTCAACCGGACGCGCTTCAATCGGCATCGCCTCCCTTCGCGCGCCGGTTAGCCACAACGTTAATTGCGGATTCGGTATATTGAAAAATATCTATGCAGTCAAAAAGTATCATATTGTTTATCATGTGCATTATATGCGCCGGATGCTCTACACTAGCAACTCTGGATCGTCGTTCGAGCAAAAATTATCCCTATACTGAAATGACGAACGAATGCAAAGTTTATGAAGAATATGGCATTAAGCAGCAACCAGTTTACAGTGGATCCAGAAATGCTTTATCAAATATCATTTATCCTTTTAAATGTTATGGCGAAGCATGTATGGGCGTGATATTTTATCCGGCGATTTTACCTTATTCCTTGATAGATTTACCTTTTAGCTTCGTCGCAGACACCATAGCCTTGCCATATACCTATAACCTGCAATTCAATGTATGTCCCAGTGTTAATTGGGCCGCATTATCCGAAAAAAGAAATCTTTTAGAAGAGCGTATTTGCTTTTACTATTCCGATTACTCAAATCCGGAGCATCTCTGGGCATTAGCCAGTAGCGGTTTTAAAGGGAATATGACGAAAGAAGAATTTATTGCGTACCTATACAAAAATGACTTCATATACCCGTTTAAGAATGGTAGTTTCGTAACGGAAACGATAATCATCGACAAAAATAAAGCAAGAGTTCTTATATACGATAAATTAACGCAATACACTACACTTCCCTGGTACGATTATTGGCGTTATGAGGGCGATACTTGGTACATAGATCAGCCTAACAGAAAGACAGAGTATTCTCTAATGCTCGAGAAGCAAAAGTTTCAGCGCTAATATTATGCTGGCTTTGAGATATGAGTTGCACGGCCTTCTGAATTAACCTGTCGTTCCACGCCGACCGCAACCGTATAACGTCTGGACCATTGAACGGTATGACGACAAGCCGATAGGGGCGGTCATGAATGCGTGCTCGGACATCGAACCATGGGGCTGGTCGATTATTGCCCGGAAGTGGGATCCCACAAAATGCGGCAGACCAGCAGCGAATACAAACAACATCATGACCATTAAACGATTGAACTGACGTCTCGGGGCGCTCTCTAGCCGCGCCTCCCGCACCACCTTGCATTCGAGATCATCCATTACGGAACAAAGGGAAATACATGAATGACATGCTTTCCTACTGTGGCTTGACCTGCAATACCTGTCCGATCCATTTGGCAACAGGGCAGGAGAACCCGGAAGAAAGAACGAGAATGAGGGCCGAGATCGTGAGACAGTGCGAAGAGCACTACGGAATACGATACAGGCTGGATGAGATAACCGACTGCGACGGTTGCCGGACAGAAGGCGGGAGACTGTTCTCAGCAAGCAAGAACTGCCTTATTCGGAAATGCGCGAAGGAGAAGGGGCTTGAGAATTGTGTATATTGCCCTGAGTATGCCTGCGAGAAGCTTCAGACATTTTTTATGAAGGATCCAGATGCGAAGACACGTTTGGATGAGATGCGTCTTACCCGCCAGCGCCGACTCTAAACGCCCGCCTTGGTCATAAGCTCACCCTTTCACGTCCCCCCCCTTCCCGACCGTTCCCCATTCAATACTGTAATTGGACTTGAGGCGAAAAGATAATAAAGGACGCGGAACTACTTCACGAGTTCCCCGTACTCGCCCGGTTTCCGCTGCCGGAGGAAGCCCCAGGTCTCAGTTGCTTCTTCGCGCTCTTTGGGATCGACGTCAGCAAGCACGATGGCCTCCTTGCCGCCGGCCAGTTCGGAAACCAGTTCGCCCCAGGGACCGGCGCAGAAGCTCCGGCCGTAGAACGACAGGTCGCCTTCCTTGCCGACGCGGTTCACGCGGAAGATGAAGAGATTGTTCGCGAAGGCGTTCGCGGAGATCGCCGTTTCCCAGTGGCGGTGATTGTTGAGCGCCGCGGCGGTCGGGGCGAAGATGATCTCCGCGCCCTTGAGCGCCAGGACGCGGGAGCCTTCGGGGAAGAGGTTGTCCCAGCAGATCTGGATGCCGATCCTGCCCTTCGATGTCTCGAAAACCGGGAGCCCGCTGTCGCCGGGGGAAAAGTAGAAGCGTTCGCGATAGAGCGGGATGTCGGGAACGTGGATCTTCCGGTAAACGCCGAGGAGTCTGCCGGAATCGTACACCGCTGCGCTGTTGAAGTATGTCCCGTTCTGCGATTCGAAGAACGGGACGACAAGGACCGTCTTCGTGCGCTCCGAGGCCTGTTGGAACCGGCCGAGGGTGCCGCCGAGGGAACTGAGCGCCAGCGAAAAGGCCGCCTTGTTCTCCTCCCTCGGGAACCACGGGTTCAGGAAGAGCTCGGGAAAGCAGATGATCCGCGCTTCCTTCTCGGCTGCGATCTCGACCATCTCGATGGCCCGCTGCACGGTGCGGTCAAGCTCGGGCCCGGCGGCTATTTGTATTCCGGCGACGCGCATATGACTCCAGATCGATCCCCATTCGGGACGCGGGACGAAAGGCTGGAGTAGATTATAGCGGCTCTTGTGTCTGTTGTAAATCTCAATCTGACGGGATAACGACGACGTTCACCGCTTCCGGCAGGAGGGGAGAGACCGGACCTACTTTCCGGGATACCCGATCGTCTGCGCCAGCATGATCCGCTGCTCGGGCCGGAGCTTCATAGTGCGGGCAAGACCTGCCCGGTCAACGGAGCCGCGCACGACGGTGGCCAGCCGTTCCGACGCGCAGAAGAGATACACATTTTCCGCGATGAACCCCGTGTCAGCAGCCGCGTATCGTTCTCCATCTTCCGGGGAAGCCCCGCTCATCCGGGCCTGATCAGCGACATACACCAGGTTGATCGGCGCCTCCCTGACAAAGGCCTGGGTCCCGGTCATTGCCCGGATGTCCTCTGACAGGACCTGACGCAACAGGTGCTCTTTTGGCTCATAGAGGTAGAGGCCGTCCGCCGTCGCCACGTAGATGTCGATCTCCTGCCAGTTCCTTGCTGACGGAGCGGTCCGGTGCCCCGACTCGGGCCGGTTGATGCCGAAGGCGGCCCAGAGCAGGTTGGAAAGCACCTGCAGCGGCAGCTTTTCCGGGCTGAAGGACCGTCCGGAGCTTCTGTCTTTCAGCACCTGCATGAGCGGCCTGCCCCCCTGCATCTGCGGCTCCGGCAGGGGGACCGCCTTGCGCGCTTCGCCGGCCGGCGCAACAGCGGCGATGAAAAGGATTGTCACTATTGCGAGGAGGCTCGGGCATATTCTTTTCATGGGTCCCCTTCTCTTTCTGCGCGGGCCGCGGGCCCTGGCTCATGGCCGTTTCGGTTACAATACCGCTCGTGATGAAGGGTGCTCGCATCCTCTTAGGATGGAACACCGTGCCACAATTCAAGAATAACGCGGAGGCCAGCAGTTGGCAAGGTCGGAAAGTGCTTGCACAATGTCGCGGACAGGATCCCGAACAGAACATTACGGCAAATTGCATGCTTGGTCCCGGAATGAAAATCTCTCAGAACTCTGCGGAGGGAAATTCAACAGAATGACAATGCCTTGTGGGGGCTTGTTTGTTTGCCGATAAAGAATTGCCTTGACCTGCTGCCGCCTCTCCCAAGGTATCCCGGGGCCGGCGCGGCAACAGGGGGTCATGACATCGGTCCCAGCAGGCCCTCGATGGCCTTCCTGAGCATGGGGAGGGTATAGGGTTTCGGAACAACGCCCCGGAAACCATAGTCTGCATAGTTCGACATGATCGGGTCGTCGGAATACCCGCTCGACACGATGGCATTCACCTGGGGATCGATCAGGCGGATCTGCTCGATCGCCTCCCTGCCGCCCATTCCTCCGGGGATCGTCAGGTCCATGATGACGACCGAGAAGGACCTGCCTGCATCGCGGGCTGCGCGGTAGGCTGAAACGGCCTCTGCCCCGTCCCGGGCATAGGCGACCTCATAGCCGAGAGCGCCGAGGATGGCTCCGGTCGCAGATCGGACGATCTCCTCATCATCCATGATCAGGACGCGTCCCCTTCCCCTCGCGGCGGGGCGGGCGGAGCAGACGGGAGCCGGCGCGGCCTTCGCCTTTACCGCGGGAAGGAGGATTGTTACGTTTGCCCCCGTAACGGCGCCCGGTCCTACGGAGATCATGCCGCCGTGGCGCCGCACGACCGAGTAGCTCGTGGCGAGCCCCATGCCGCTCGCGTTCTTCCTGGTCGTGAAATAGGGGTCGAAGACCTTGTCGCGGATCTCGGGGGGAATGCCCGGCCCCTGGTCCGCGAACGAAAGCTTTATATACGTCCCTGGCGCGGCCTCCGTCCCGTTTTCCGGTCCGATCGCGACATTTGCGGCCTCCAGCCGGACGACGCCCCCCGCGGGCATCGCCTGGTCGGCGTTGATGACGATATTGCTCACGACCTGCCGGAGCTGCGCCTCATCCGCCTCCACTTCATGAAGGTCCGGGGCGATGGCGAACTCGAGGCGGGTGCGGGAGCCGCGGAGCGCGAACTCGGCCGCGCTCTTGACGACCTCGGCGAAGGGGATGACCTTCTTGATCGGCTCCCCGCCGCGGGAGAACGTCAAGAGCTGGTAGGCGAGGTCGCGGGCCCGGAAGGCCGCCCGTTCAGCGCCCTCGAGCAGTTCGGTGACATTCTTTCCGTCAAGCGTGTCCATCCTGGCATGCGAGATGTTTGCGAGGATCGCCGTGAGGACATTGTTGAAGTCGTGGGCAAGGCCGCCTGCAAGGTGCCCGAGGGACTCGAGCTTTTGCGCCCGGAGCCGCTCCTCCTCCTGTCGTTTGCGCTCGGTCACGTCGGTCGCGATGACCACCTGCGCCCGATTCCCGCCCAGGGTGACGGCGTGACGGGCAAGCTCGACCTCGACGGTCCCCCCGCTCTTCAGGCGCAGCCGGCCGGCGAAGAGATCCTGTTTCCCCGGGACAGGGTCCTTCGCCCGTTCGTTCTCCGCGAGGATGTCGGAGACGGTCATCAACAGGAATTCCTCCGCAGAATAGCCGAAGTGCTTGACGGCGGAGCCGTTGATTGCCAGGAACCGTCCGCTCGATGCGTCGACGACCCACATGGGGAGCGGGCTCTGGGCGAACAGGGTCCGGTATCGCTCCTCGCTCTCCTGCACGGCCCGGACCATCTGTTCCTTTTCACGGACGAGGCGCTGCCGCTCCATGACGTGGTCGATCACGGCCGGCAGGAGCTCCAGGAACGTCATCCCGGCGTCTTTCTCGATATAGTCCGCAGCTCCGCGCTTGAGGGCCTGCACC includes:
- a CDS encoding DUF748 domain-containing protein, whose amino-acid sequence is MHFAKPDGYLMGITNLTKIRRVRIFGTILLVFFLLYSITGFFILPYYIKGMATEQLSRQLGRSVVINSVRFNPYSLAVTISGFEIKEADGRATFVSFRRLYVNLQAVSVFKGGPVVREIKLEKPHVHLVRTDANTYNFSAVLDRFLEKREVRVQERAGKPVLFSFSNIQIIDGDIEFDDRPVSKRHEITQINLTIPFISDLPSYVDSFVQPSLDATINGTPVHVRGATQVFSDSHETSLDISLKDIDIPTYAAYVPMKLNVKVASGRLDMAMKVTYRQFTNRQPMLAITGESRIRDFRISTTKAQEDILKVSRLSIRDISMDMETRKIEISAIATERGWIAISRSPDGRMSYESFIAAPPAASPPARTSSSSDRTGRVTPAEAPWIISLKSIVVDAYTVQATDRSLAKPFSVTLDEISCKAQNISTEKDAKGTIALSLRIDRTGSGVVDGTFTLSPLATDLAVRLSRVRLKLMQPFLAGHAQVLLAAGTLNAKGALKARETGKEGLNAVMRGRLWIDKLSLLDSVDAEDLLKWDSLSLEGIEARYAPLSLHIREIVLSKFYSRIIINADRTVNLLEAFSAAEPAGETAPPLQEPSLTKVTTSATQQEQEQEQEQEQEQEQEQEQEPAQQRTIGIDKISLQGGTINFTDNSMKMRFSSNLFDIKGRISGLSSDENTLGEVELSGAYDRYAPLQITGKINPLRNDLYVALTVDFRDMDLTSISPYAGRYAGYAVEKGKLSFQLHYLIQKNKLDAQHNVLIDQFTFGDPVESPDATKLPVRLAVALLKDRNGEIHLDLPVSGELNDPQFRVGRVVLKIIVNLLEKAATSPFALLGAVFGGGEQIGYAEFDYGSAALTDAVKKKLDILEKALSERPSLRMDIIGHADPEQDREGLKQSRMQQKIRAQKIRELAGKKDETSSLESVTVSPQEYPLLLKRAYKEEKFPKPTNFLGIAKDVPVPEMEKLMLDNMKVTDEDLKALADERVRAVRDYLLQSKRIDPERIFIVETKTLEGEKKEGIKNSRTDFQLK
- a CDS encoding cupin domain-containing protein, giving the protein MSNEQVAPETKGVAVKLLATVDLGPEIEGMAGRQLRMRMVTIEPGGVFGPIHDHKDRPGTVYILQGTITDHRNGVATDYGPGVGWPEDRNTTHWLENRGTIPAVEISVDIVRQE
- a CDS encoding YceK/YidQ family lipoprotein, which produces MTNECKVYEEYGIKQQPVYSGSRNALSNIIYPFKCYGEACMGVIFYPAILPYSLIDLPFSFVADTIALPYTYNLQFNVCPSVNWAALSEKRNLLEERICFYYSDYSNPEHLWALASSGFKGNMTKEEFIAYLYKNDFIYPFKNGSFVTETIIIDKNKARVLIYDKLTQYTTLPWYDYWRYEGDTWYIDQPNRKTEYSLMLEKQKFQR
- a CDS encoding nitrilase-related carbon-nitrogen hydrolase, whose protein sequence is MRVAGIQIAAGPELDRTVQRAIEMVEIAAEKEARIICFPELFLNPWFPREENKAAFSLALSSLGGTLGRFQQASERTKTVLVVPFFESQNGTYFNSAAVYDSGRLLGVYRKIHVPDIPLYRERFYFSPGDSGLPVFETSKGRIGIQICWDNLFPEGSRVLALKGAEIIFAPTAAALNNHRHWETAISANAFANNLFIFRVNRVGKEGDLSFYGRSFCAGPWGELVSELAGGKEAIVLADVDPKEREEATETWGFLRQRKPGEYGELVK
- a CDS encoding SagB/ThcOx family dehydrogenase, which gives rise to MKRICPSLLAIVTILFIAAVAPAGEARKAVPLPEPQMQGGRPLMQVLKDRSSGRSFSPEKLPLQVLSNLLWAAFGINRPESGHRTAPSARNWQEIDIYVATADGLYLYEPKEHLLRQVLSEDIRAMTGTQAFVREAPINLVYVADQARMSGASPEDGERYAAADTGFIAENVYLFCASERLATVVRGSVDRAGLARTMKLRPEQRIMLAQTIGYPGK
- a CDS encoding response regulator, with the translated sequence MNETPLRILYMEDDAILSQLMHRHLQRRGYRLDLAKNGEEGLAALQKETYDLLLVDYHMPVLNGMGVIDALAQRGVAVPLIMITGEGNVDVAVQALKRGAADYIEKDAGMTFLELLPAVIDHVMERQRLVREKEQMVRAVQESEERYRTLFAQSPLPMWVVDASSGRFLAINGSAVKHFGYSAEEFLLMTVSDILAENERAKDPVPGKQDLFAGRLRLKSGGTVEVELARHAVTLGGNRAQVVIATDVTERKRQEEERLRAQKLESLGHLAGGLAHDFNNVLTAILANISHARMDTLDGKNVTELLEGAERAAFRARDLAYQLLTFSRGGEPIKKVIPFAEVVKSAAEFALRGSRTRLEFAIAPDLHEVEADEAQLRQVVSNIVINADQAMPAGGVVRLEAANVAIGPENGTEAAPGTYIKLSFADQGPGIPPEIRDKVFDPYFTTRKNASGMGLATSYSVVRRHGGMISVGPGAVTGANVTILLPAVKAKAAPAPVCSARPAARGRGRVLIMDDEEIVRSATGAILGALGYEVAYARDGAEAVSAYRAARDAGRSFSVVIMDLTIPGGMGGREAIEQIRLIDPQVNAIVSSGYSDDPIMSNYADYGFRGVVPKPYTLPMLRKAIEGLLGPMS